From the Lysinibacillus fusiformis genome, the window AGTTTCAGAGTTAATCATACCTGCTGGCACTTCAAACTCAGCATTTTCAGCAGCTTTCTCTACTAGTTCATCACGAAGAGCAGCATCTGATTCTGTTGCCTTTTGAGCTGCAGTTTGTTCTTTAATTTTAGCGCGTAAAGCTTCAACGCCTTCAACTTCTGGATCTAATTCTTTTGCGAATTCATCATTTAACTCAGGAAGAACTTTTGTTTTTACTTCTTTCACTGTTACTTTGAAAGTAGCTTCTTTACCAGCTAATTCAGCTGCATGGTATTCTTCTGGGAATGTCACAACAACATCTTTAGATTCGCCAGTTTTAACACCAACAAGTTGCTCTTCAAAACCTGGAATGAATGAACCTGAACCGATTTCTAGTGGATAGTCTTCGCCTTTTCCACCTTCAAAAGCTTCTTCACCTACGAAACCTTCGAAGTCGATCACAGCTGTATCACCTTCTACGATTGCTTCGTCTTCTTTGATTTCAAGTTCTGCTTTGCGAGCTAATTGATCTTGAATTTGAGCATCTACTTCTTCATCCGTTACTTCTACTGGCAGTTTAGATACTTCTAAACCTTTGTAGTCACCTAGCTTTGGTTCTGGTTTCACTGTTACTTGTGCAGTGAATGTGAAATCTTGGCCGTGTACAAAGTTTTCTGTACCAGCGATTTCTGGGTAATCAACTGGCATAATTCCAGCTTCATCAATTGCTTTTGCATAAGATTCAGGAACGATGATTTCTAATGCATCTTGGTATAGAGATTCGATACCAAAACGTTGTTCAAACATTTTACGAGGCATTTTACCTTTACGGAAACCTGGTACGTTAATTTGTTTTACAACTTTTTTGAACGCTTGGTCCATTGCTGCATCGATTTCTGCAGCAGGTACTTCGATTGTAAGAGTACCGATATTACCTTCTTGTTTTTCCCATTTTGCTGACATGTATAAATACCTCCAAAATAAATAATCAAGTTTAGATGTTAGACAATTCATTCGTAACTACGATTTTGACAACCATTTTAGTATAACATAGATGTGTATAGTTTCAACTTATTTCATACCTAATGTAGTTCTGTTAGCTTTTCTAACATTTGTAAAAAGTCGATGATTTCATAGTCCATTTCTTGTACATTTCCTAGCATGGCTAAGACAAAATCAATATAACTATAGGCAACATCATCTGCTTCGAACGGTTGCCATTCAAAAGGATACGTTACAATGGCATGCTTTGCCATTAAATATTGTACCATTTCCAACGTAGATGGGTCTTGTTCTAGCTTCATTTCCAATATATTTTTTA encodes:
- the tig gene encoding trigger factor, which gives rise to MSAKWEKQEGNIGTLTIEVPAAEIDAAMDQAFKKVVKQINVPGFRKGKMPRKMFEQRFGIESLYQDALEIIVPESYAKAIDEAGIMPVDYPEIAGTENFVHGQDFTFTAQVTVKPEPKLGDYKGLEVSKLPVEVTDEEVDAQIQDQLARKAELEIKEDEAIVEGDTAVIDFEGFVGEEAFEGGKGEDYPLEIGSGSFIPGFEEQLVGVKTGESKDVVVTFPEEYHAAELAGKEATFKVTVKEVKTKVLPELNDEFAKELDPEVEGVEALRAKIKEQTAAQKATESDAALRDELVEKAAENAEFEVPAGMINSETDRMLQEFGQRLQMQGMNLDLYYQFSGQSEEDLRGQMKEEAESRVRVSLTLEAIAEAEKIEASEADIEAELEKMAAQFNMTNDQITSALGGTAVLENDIKIQKTVEFLVENAKITE